The genomic segment TGATCACCAATCAATCAGAACTATCTACTTCAAACACACTCCCTTAACTAAAAGAACATGGCCAAGGGTGGCAAAGGCCCCAAGGGCAAAAAGATCACCTTCAATGTGGCCAAGAATTGCATCAAGATCACATTCGACGGGAAAAAACGCCTCGACTTGAGCAAGATGGGAATTACCACCTTCCCCAAGTGCATCCTGCGCCTCAGTGATGTGGACGAGCTCGACCTTAGCCGGAACATGATCAAGAAGATCCCTGACTCCATCTCCAAGTTCCAAAACCTGCGGTGGCTGGACTTGCACAGCAACTACATCGATAGGCTGCCTGAGTCCATCGGCCAGATGACCACTCTGCTCTACCTCAACGTGAGCAACAACAGGCTGACCGCCAACGGGCTGCCCGTGGAGCTCAATCAGCTCAAGAACATCCGCACTGTGAACTTAGGCCTGAATCACCTGGACAGCGTGCCCACCACGCTGGGCGCCCTGAAGGAGCTCCATGAGGTGGGTCTCCATGACAACCTGCTCAACTCCGTCCCCACCAGCATCTCCAAGCTCCCCAAGCTGAAAAAGCTCAACACAAAGCGAAACCCTTTTCCCAAGGCAGAAGAGGCGGATACATTCATAGATACAATCAAGCGGATGGAAAATCTGTACTTGGTGGACGAGAAGGATCTGTGTGGGACTTGCCTGAGAAAATGCCAGCAGGCCCGGGAAAAGCTGAACAAAATCAAGAACATGACCGTGACGGCACCGAAAAGGGCCATCTTTTCTAATTTGGTCTCACCCAACTCCATGGCCAAAGGATCCCAGGAAGATTGGAGGTGACCTGGGACCCTGACCCCAAGGCAGGAACGGAAAtaggagggagggaagatggcAGTGGGGGCACCCTCAGAAAACTGAGGGAGTCTTTCATCACTGCAATAGCTCCTCCAGCCAAGCCCataaaatacctttcctgacctcctTGGCTTGTGATTTTGTTGATTGAAAGGCTTTTAGTTCTTTGCCATTCCATACATTTCTGTCTCTGCATTCACACACCCACATGTACAGGCACAATGAGTCAGGAAAGGGCCGTCCATCTCACTTCCACCCCAGAACTCTGCCTACAGCCCACGGCGCGGGCAGCTCACACGAGCATACTCTTAACCTCATTATCACCCATTTCAGGACCACTGCCAGCTCCCAAATGGGGAGCCTGTTCTATAGGAATGCTTTGGATCAGGGCTTCAAAAGTCAGGAATCTCAGAGGATGGGTTGGTAGGAGGGCTGATGGACATTTCGTCTTGGGAAGGGGACAAAACTGGGCCACAGTGATGGGCAGATATTGTCGCTAAGTACTGGCATTAACATCTTGGGCTTAAAGCAGTCCTATCCTTTTCTCTTATCTGCACTTGCATAATTTGCTCTAGGAGCTTTTTAGCCTAAACCTGCCAGCCCTTGACTGGCTGTGAATGAGTGAGGTTGCACTCCCATCTTATTACGTCCAACACTTTTGCAGACCTTTGTGGAGTAAGGAAAGAATGTGTGCACATAGGGGTTGGTGCAGTCAGTAAATAAATACCTTGTGAGGCACTGTGCTGGGAGCAGGGACTGTGTCCAATGGGGGAAAGCTTGCCTTGCCCTGTGCAACCTGTGGGGAAGATGAGATGAAAGAAGACAGGGAGTGATGTCATTGTTTGAGGAAGTTAGGCGATCAGAGCCTAACAGTGTGCAGGGCTGGCCTGGTATAGAGAAAAAGCCAAAGATTCTGGAGTTGGACACATCTGGCCTGGGACAGCTCTGCCTCTTCCTTGCCATCCATCTCCCTGGGCATTCTGCTCAGCTTtggttccttcatctgtaaagtggaaataacACCAGCCCAACTCTAAGGGTTGCTGTGGGTCTCCAGCAGATGCTCAGAGCAGGAGTACTTGGTAGAAGTCAGTTCTCTCTAAGAACTGGAGCTTGGCGCAACTCAAAGCTGAAATTCCACTTTGACAGTGTCCCTAGTCCCTCTAGAGCTGTTGGCAGAAATGACAGAGGTAGAGTCAATCCTCACAATAGCTGAGGACCTTCTCTGGACCACTCACTCACGCCTTCATACTGCCTAAAAGAAACGGATCAAGGAAGACAGTGTTAGAATAGTTTTGCTTTGTTGCTTAAATCAAGGCTTTCCTGTGTTGGTGGCAAGTTTTGTAGTAGTTAATGGAAATGCACCAAGAGACGGATATTCATTAGTTCAGTGTAACtaacatatttctttttcatgttataAACCGTAGCAGACAGCGTGCttcattttttccctcctcaCTGCTGCTTTTCCGTGGTAATGCTTAGCTGTGACGACTCTATCATATTTCTAAAATCTTTGAAGATATAGATTCAAAATTCCCTTTTCAGCTTTCCTCCTTAttaaatgttttctatttattataaaaggaacaaaaccatatattgttttaaatatagcaGCTTACAATTCTACAGGGTAAGCCAGCTGTAATATTGACAGATTTCCCTACGAgttatttttctgtgtatatt from the Vicugna pacos chromosome 11, VicPac4, whole genome shotgun sequence genome contains:
- the LRRC18 gene encoding leucine-rich repeat-containing protein 18, with amino-acid sequence MAKGGKGPKGKKITFNVAKNCIKITFDGKKRLDLSKMGITTFPKCILRLSDVDELDLSRNMIKKIPDSISKFQNLRWLDLHSNYIDRLPESIGQMTTLLYLNVSNNRLTANGLPVELNQLKNIRTVNLGLNHLDSVPTTLGALKELHEVGLHDNLLNSVPTSISKLPKLKKLNTKRNPFPKAEEADTFIDTIKRMENLYLVDEKDLCGTCLRKCQQAREKLNKIKNMTVTAPKRAIFSNLVSPNSMAKGSQEDWRIRSTSP